The proteins below are encoded in one region of Ferroplasma acidiphilum:
- a CDS encoding tRNA (N(6)-L-threonylcarbamoyladenosine(37)-C(2))-methylthiotransferase: MKIYFESYGCTLQKSESSLYLNKLLKDENNQIVNSPEEADLSLIGTCVVIKHTEDRMVKRISSLSKVSGNVQVLGCLATVNGNTIESGNVQVLKPREFRSFYEGDLDGIEIKSDIYDGIPINQGCTGSCNFCISHIARGKLLSRGIDKIVNQVNMELDRNIKEIRISSLDTAAYGKDIGTDLAELVNRISSIDRDFYLRVGMLEPRNTYDILDKLVDAYRHDRVFKFLHLPVQSAENNVLSAMNREYTIEEAEAVWQKFHDAFPDMSIATDIILGYYNDSRAGFEKTMKFLEKYNPDIINVTRFSPRPYTKDYNKTPLNSNLLKEWSNEIISLHREQMEKKLDSYLGREEKVLITEKGKNGTMVGRDINYRPVVLKGNYEKYSEIKCTIVSHGSNYLIGE, encoded by the coding sequence ATGAAAATTTATTTCGAATCCTACGGATGCACTTTACAGAAATCCGAATCTTCACTTTACCTAAACAAATTGCTTAAGGATGAAAACAACCAGATTGTCAATAGCCCGGAGGAGGCAGATTTGAGCCTTATAGGCACCTGTGTTGTTATTAAGCATACAGAAGACAGAATGGTAAAGCGCATATCCTCACTTTCAAAGGTTTCAGGTAATGTCCAGGTTCTGGGATGCCTTGCAACAGTCAACGGAAATACGATAGAATCAGGTAATGTCCAGGTATTAAAACCACGCGAATTCAGGAGTTTTTACGAGGGCGATCTGGATGGCATAGAAATAAAATCAGATATATACGATGGAATACCTATCAACCAAGGATGTACAGGCAGTTGCAATTTCTGCATATCACATATAGCCAGGGGAAAACTCCTTTCAAGGGGAATAGATAAAATTGTAAACCAGGTAAATATGGAACTTGACCGCAATATAAAGGAAATCAGGATTTCCTCACTGGATACTGCAGCATACGGAAAAGACATAGGAACAGACCTTGCAGAACTTGTAAATAGAATTTCATCCATAGATAGGGATTTCTACCTCCGCGTTGGAATGCTGGAACCAAGAAATACATACGATATACTGGATAAGCTTGTGGATGCATACAGGCACGATAGGGTATTTAAATTCCTCCACCTGCCTGTGCAGAGCGCGGAAAATAATGTACTTTCTGCCATGAACCGGGAATACACAATAGAGGAAGCGGAAGCAGTATGGCAGAAATTCCATGACGCATTTCCAGATATGTCCATAGCCACAGATATAATACTTGGATACTATAATGACAGCAGGGCAGGCTTCGAAAAAACTATGAAATTCCTGGAGAAATATAACCCTGATATAATAAACGTTACACGCTTTTCGCCCCGGCCATACACTAAAGATTATAATAAAACGCCTTTAAATTCCAATCTGCTTAAGGAATGGTCAAATGAAATCATATCATTGCACAGGGAACAGATGGAGAAAAAACTTGATAGTTACCTTGGCAGGGAAGAAAAAGTTTTGATTACTGAAAAGGGGAAAAATGGAACAATGGTCGGAAGGGATATAAATTACAGGCCAGTTGTATTAAAGGGAAACTATGAAAAATATTCAGAAATTAAATGCACCATTGTCTCCCATGGGTCCAATTATCTTATAGGGGAGTAG
- a CDS encoding Lrp/AsnC family transcriptional regulator: MTKENNMEKTEDNKNYECDLSVRWGHIDPSILPFDDLDKEIMCFLRYNARMSNAEIAKMLNTSEATVRRRINELVRRKIITGFSALVDLHAIENSIKVCIRIDTEGDRLDAIADSLAANPNVLSLYRRRGQNQLLLQGLFLNLETIQEFEDSLARKDGIVKYDTMVVSKAFKKDPWVGI; the protein is encoded by the coding sequence ATGACGAAAGAAAATAATATGGAGAAGACCGAAGATAATAAAAATTATGAGTGTGACCTTTCTGTCCGATGGGGGCATATTGACCCATCTATTCTGCCATTTGATGACCTCGATAAGGAGATTATGTGCTTTCTCCGTTATAATGCAAGAATGTCCAATGCCGAAATAGCTAAAATGTTGAATACAAGCGAAGCTACAGTAAGAAGAAGGATTAATGAGCTGGTGCGGAGGAAGATCATTACAGGATTCTCTGCACTTGTTGACCTGCATGCAATAGAAAATAGCATAAAGGTATGCATCAGGATAGACACTGAAGGAGACAGGCTTGATGCAATAGCCGATTCACTGGCTGCAAATCCAAACGTATTATCACTTTACAGAAGGAGGGGACAGAATCAGTTACTTCTCCAGGGGCTTTTCCTGAATCTTGAAACAATACAGGAATTTGAAGATAGCCTTGCCAGGAAGGATGGAATAGTAAAATACGATACTATGGTGGTATCAAAGGCGTTTAAAAAAGACCCCTGGGTAGGTATATAA
- a CDS encoding aspartate ammonia-lyase, which produces MRTERDVIGEVQIDDSIYYGINTLRAKNNFNISGIKSKDRDHIKAMAIVKKGAAYANYTAGKLQKELYESISKACDRLISGDFDEQFVVDVFQAGAGTSFNMNTNEILANLVLESLNHKKGEYKYAHPNDVINMSQSTNDIYPTMMRVSIMLKSPKLIENAEALIKSLKAKHKEFEKVYKTGRTHLQDAVRVTLGDEFNAWAFAIGRDLKEFKSALDYILELNIGGTAVGNGANTPDGYKEYAVKKISEETGFNFRPGENLMGIMQFMTDFSRVINSLSNMALDLSKISDDLRLLYSGPGAGLHEIVLPAVQQGSSIMPGKINPSIAEAMNMICHSITGSQQAVNLSVKAGQLELNVMMPHIDYEISKSIERLANGIKMLDEEAIQGIKPDLNKIKENIERSFGSAALLNPYLGYDTMAKIVEESLETGKSIKDLVLATGKIDEKKYKEIFNFLN; this is translated from the coding sequence ATGAGAACAGAAAGAGATGTAATAGGCGAAGTACAGATTGACGATTCCATTTATTATGGAATTAATACTCTGAGGGCAAAAAATAATTTTAATATTTCCGGAATAAAATCAAAAGACCGTGACCATATAAAAGCAATGGCCATTGTAAAGAAAGGGGCAGCATATGCCAACTATACTGCCGGGAAGCTACAGAAAGAGCTATACGAAAGCATAAGCAAGGCATGTGACAGATTAATATCAGGAGATTTTGATGAACAATTCGTAGTTGATGTTTTCCAGGCAGGGGCAGGTACTTCATTCAACATGAATACAAATGAAATACTGGCGAACCTGGTTCTGGAATCACTTAACCATAAGAAAGGCGAATATAAATACGCACACCCAAACGACGTAATTAACATGAGCCAATCAACAAACGATATTTACCCCACCATGATGCGTGTGAGCATAATGCTAAAATCACCAAAACTTATCGAAAATGCGGAAGCCCTAATAAAATCATTAAAGGCAAAGCATAAGGAATTCGAGAAAGTTTACAAAACCGGGAGAACCCACCTTCAGGATGCCGTCAGGGTTACCCTGGGGGATGAATTCAATGCCTGGGCATTTGCTATTGGCAGAGATTTGAAGGAATTCAAATCCGCACTGGACTATATACTGGAATTAAATATCGGCGGTACCGCAGTGGGAAATGGGGCAAATACACCGGATGGATACAAAGAATACGCCGTGAAGAAAATATCAGAGGAAACAGGCTTCAATTTCAGGCCCGGAGAAAATCTTATGGGCATAATGCAGTTTATGACCGATTTTTCAAGGGTAATCAACTCACTGTCAAATATGGCACTTGACCTGAGCAAAATTTCAGATGATTTGAGGCTTCTCTATTCCGGGCCGGGAGCAGGATTACATGAAATTGTCCTCCCAGCAGTACAGCAGGGTTCATCTATAATGCCAGGAAAGATAAATCCATCAATAGCAGAGGCTATGAATATGATATGCCATTCCATAACCGGATCACAGCAGGCTGTCAATCTATCTGTAAAAGCAGGGCAGCTGGAACTGAATGTTATGATGCCCCATATTGACTATGAGATATCCAAGTCAATAGAAAGGCTGGCAAATGGAATCAAAATGCTGGATGAAGAAGCCATACAGGGCATAAAGCCGGATCTTAATAAGATAAAGGAAAACATAGAAAGAAGTTTCGGGTCTGCCGCATTGCTGAATCCATACCTGGGCTACGATACCATGGCCAAGATTGTTGAAGAATCCCTTGAAACTGGAAAAAGCATAAAGGACCTTGTTCTGGCAACTGGAAAAATAGATGAAAAGAAATATAAAGAAATATTTAATTTCTTGAACTAA
- a CDS encoding DUF981 family protein translates to MLNADYGLGDKNMGFVDDTPMELFLISLVAIVSIYMSAWVYIEFRKNGAKNVNEILKPGALPLGILGAIIVLMGLWGEMVWPLPGAYNILFDDPFMFLGIIVLMMAGTIALKQKLQYVGILAFFAGIISIWYGANAYVDKLTSSPIAMFGLFLAFGLTGVFTFPTTLIYDILPGKTKVSNVWTVVLVLFWIGLVVSAVVAALIGLEAIPAHLVSPP, encoded by the coding sequence ATGCTCAATGCAGATTATGGGCTTGGTGACAAAAATATGGGATTTGTAGATGACACCCCAATGGAACTTTTTTTAATATCATTGGTGGCAATAGTTTCTATTTATATGTCGGCTTGGGTGTATATTGAGTTCAGGAAAAACGGAGCTAAAAATGTTAATGAGATATTGAAGCCAGGGGCGCTCCCGCTTGGAATACTGGGTGCTATAATTGTTCTTATGGGGCTCTGGGGTGAGATGGTATGGCCACTTCCCGGGGCGTATAATATACTTTTTGACGACCCATTTATGTTCCTCGGCATTATAGTACTGATGATGGCTGGCACAATAGCCCTAAAACAGAAACTTCAGTATGTCGGTATTCTTGCATTCTTTGCCGGTATAATTTCTATATGGTATGGCGCAAATGCATATGTGGACAAACTTACCTCAAGCCCAATTGCAATGTTCGGGCTCTTTCTGGCCTTTGGATTGACAGGGGTTTTCACTTTCCCCACAACACTTATCTATGATATACTTCCAGGAAAGACTAAAGTCTCTAATGTCTGGACAGTAGTTCTGGTGTTGTTCTGGATAGGCCTGGTAGTATCTGCTGTTGTTGCTGCATTAATAGGATTAGAAGCTATTCCAGCACATCTGGTTTCGCCTCCATAA
- a CDS encoding isocitrate/isopropylmalate family dehydrogenase, protein MYIEFTDSGMVVPDVLTIGYIDGDGIGPEITGAMIGVVNSAIELAYKGSRSIEWHKILIGTEAYEKFGTYVPEDSIKEIQKMYIAMKSTLNFMPDKRDLNTILRKRLGLYSNIRILKYIEGMDIPVNTFNRLNLTIIRDSTPNSHIFYHSSESTDDLIRFISDNYGLNITPDSGIYMMPQSKFRTRKIAKQAVRYSRRNGKKKITILESQQNHEFANWCIEEASAQEDVGYEVVKTREFMKRLIASPEDFEVILVDNVLSQTLVDYLAGTINIEYGSSIGDECAVFEAVQSSLPSEAGYDAADPLSFILSGCEMLMHIGWVEAAQIIEKAISAAFKDNKIPKDINTRPDISPIKCSEFSSEIIKRMNGA, encoded by the coding sequence ATGTATATAGAGTTCACCGATTCTGGCATGGTGGTTCCAGATGTCCTTACCATCGGTTATATAGATGGCGATGGCATAGGCCCTGAAATTACCGGAGCTATGATAGGAGTTGTTAACAGTGCGATTGAACTTGCGTATAAGGGCAGCAGGTCCATTGAATGGCATAAAATACTCATAGGAACAGAAGCATATGAGAAATTTGGAACTTATGTGCCGGAGGACTCCATAAAGGAAATCCAGAAAATGTATATAGCCATGAAATCAACACTGAACTTTATGCCTGACAAGAGAGATTTGAATACAATATTGAGGAAGCGGCTTGGGTTATATTCAAATATACGAATATTAAAATATATTGAGGGAATGGATATACCGGTAAATACATTCAACAGGCTGAATCTAACAATTATAAGGGATTCCACCCCGAACAGCCACATATTTTACCATTCTTCTGAAAGCACCGATGATTTAATCCGGTTTATATCTGACAATTATGGATTGAATATTACGCCCGACTCAGGGATATATATGATGCCACAGAGCAAATTCAGGACAAGGAAGATTGCAAAACAGGCCGTAAGGTATTCCAGAAGAAATGGGAAAAAGAAAATTACAATACTGGAAAGCCAGCAAAACCATGAATTTGCAAACTGGTGCATAGAAGAAGCATCAGCCCAGGAGGACGTGGGTTATGAAGTTGTGAAAACGCGGGAATTCATGAAACGGCTGATAGCCTCGCCGGAGGATTTTGAAGTTATCCTGGTTGACAATGTATTAAGCCAGACACTGGTAGACTACCTTGCAGGTACGATTAATATAGAATATGGATCAAGTATAGGAGATGAATGTGCAGTTTTTGAAGCCGTCCAGTCCTCTTTGCCATCTGAAGCAGGATATGATGCCGCTGACCCACTTTCATTCATTCTTTCAGGGTGTGAGATGCTTATGCACATAGGATGGGTTGAGGCAGCACAAATTATTGAGAAAGCAATATCTGCCGCGTTTAAGGACAATAAAATTCCAAAAGATATAAACACAAGGCCGGATATAAGCCCTATAAAGTGCTCTGAATTTTCATCAGAAATTATAAAAAGGATGAATGGTGCCTAA
- a CDS encoding site-2 protease family protein, with translation MIESSTIDGIVKKYYDVSEVENTRYSMVFHIQGRGDEKTFGYLLDELAPVGATAFTNDFPDSQIIVINNGNVSRERRGLKTLMLFLSMAALIYTGSVYYSSYYSSDLIYRNIIYGTLFYAIPVISILLFREAGKYIALRKNHIKYNFPIFVPSPGLGTLGTINSNKNQFRDSKSMIEAGTFSLFFGFLASILLIIAGAAIMPYVNYSSAIHSPISVLNFPLVFPVALDHLFPAYIIPDPLELAGYVGIITTALNSMPVGFMDGGLVFSGILGKQFKYASYAGIAILLAASILYPYILILAVLSILLGIKGALPMNNFFKPRASVKWLALVIVVIVIILGFAPLPLHNTDSNNVAIPDSCYIMQQNNTGNVSVNITVQNHGVNISPLFSVTPGNFTVKGFTQNKADTIYTLELITYNHNYSGRKNFTITVDTGMSSVNKTVSVYFLKPDSNMHINKTMGPENLTVKEYKPFNITIFNNSNSTLNAQIIPIFNSTGLYMSLQNNLNAEINLNPHIPLGILQIYGGQNQTLTLVSYDPGNLKLIIMGQGGQAAIVNIHILPEPRPRTVSPPGIFPTINYTGYYEMQLGTIHPFYNF, from the coding sequence ATGATAGAATCCAGTACCATTGACGGGATAGTAAAAAAGTATTACGACGTTTCAGAAGTTGAAAATACACGCTATTCTATGGTATTCCATATACAGGGCAGAGGGGATGAAAAAACATTTGGCTACCTTCTTGATGAACTTGCTCCAGTAGGTGCAACAGCTTTTACAAACGATTTTCCTGATAGCCAGATAATAGTAATAAATAATGGCAATGTAAGCCGGGAACGCAGGGGATTAAAAACCCTGATGCTTTTCCTTTCCATGGCCGCCCTGATTTATACCGGCTCTGTTTATTATTCATCATACTACTCATCAGATTTAATATACCGTAATATCATATATGGAACATTATTCTATGCAATACCTGTGATTTCTATCCTGTTATTCCGCGAAGCAGGAAAGTATATAGCTTTAAGAAAAAACCATATAAAATATAATTTTCCCATTTTTGTTCCATCTCCTGGCCTGGGGACCCTTGGAACCATAAATTCAAACAAAAACCAATTTAGAGACTCAAAATCCATGATTGAGGCAGGCACATTTTCATTATTTTTTGGATTTCTTGCATCGATTCTTTTAATAATTGCCGGTGCGGCTATCATGCCATATGTGAATTATAGTTCGGCAATCCATTCCCCAATTTCTGTTCTCAACTTCCCTCTTGTTTTCCCGGTTGCCCTTGACCATTTATTCCCTGCATATATTATACCGGATCCCCTGGAACTTGCCGGGTATGTTGGCATTATAACAACTGCATTAAACTCAATGCCTGTTGGGTTTATGGATGGCGGGCTTGTCTTTTCCGGAATACTGGGAAAACAATTTAAATATGCATCCTATGCTGGAATAGCCATACTTCTAGCCGCCAGCATTCTGTATCCATACATTCTCATTCTTGCTGTGCTCTCAATTTTGCTCGGGATTAAGGGGGCACTGCCAATGAATAACTTCTTTAAGCCACGTGCTTCGGTCAAATGGTTGGCATTGGTAATAGTAGTTATAGTTATCATTCTTGGCTTTGCCCCATTGCCTTTGCATAATACAGATAGCAACAACGTCGCCATTCCGGATTCCTGTTATATAATGCAGCAGAACAATACCGGGAATGTTTCCGTTAATATTACGGTACAGAACCATGGTGTAAATATTTCTCCTTTATTCTCTGTTACACCCGGTAATTTTACAGTTAAAGGATTTACACAGAATAAAGCTGATACCATATACACTCTAGAACTGATCACTTACAACCATAATTACTCCGGTAGGAAAAATTTTACCATAACAGTTGATACCGGAATGAGCAGTGTTAACAAAACAGTTTCAGTATATTTCCTGAAACCTGATAGTAATATGCATATTAATAAAACAATGGGGCCCGAAAATTTAACAGTAAAAGAATATAAACCATTCAATATCACCATATTCAATAACAGCAACAGTACATTGAATGCACAGATAATACCAATTTTTAATAGCACAGGCTTGTACATGAGCTTACAGAATAACCTGAATGCAGAAATTAACCTGAACCCACACATTCCTCTAGGGATACTCCAAATATACGGTGGGCAGAACCAGACATTGACACTGGTGTCATATGACCCTGGAAATCTAAAACTTATTATAATGGGGCAGGGCGGCCAGGCAGCTATTGTGAATATACATATACTGCCGGAGCCACGGCCAAGGACGGTTAGCCCGCCCGGAATATTCCCAACCATCAATTATACTGGATACTATGAAATGCAATTAGGCACCATTCATCCTTTTTATAATTTCTGA
- the alaS gene encoding alanine--tRNA ligase, with amino-acid sequence MVQDEFDLDFFRDNNFLRKQCIVCSSFFWTQNPGKKTCGDPACEGYSFIGNSPVDRKYSLDEMRQEFLSFFKEDKLPHTIIEKYPVVPRWRDDVLLVNASIYDFQPQVTSGLVPPPGNPLAMSQPSIRMLDLDLVGKTGRHLTSFEMLCHDAFNYENKYIYWKNETIEYSYRFLTEKLHVDGTEITYKEKPWFGGGNAGNAVEVFVRGLEVATLVFMDMKEDPDGEIDIEGTKYSMMPLKIVDTGYGLERLVWLSTGTPTVYESILGKTIEYIRKNSSAGDMDPEIMQKLSELSAEIDPYSESKLLKQVAPWLKEKHIYIDDEFLSRLKSVRSLYSLADHTKTLLLMFADYVIPSNVKVGYLARTLIRRSLKFMDDISFSQDFMDLMDFQHEIFSRIVSNYDRDFIKNIIDIEKEKYAEINKSAEGKVRKYIHSGKLELKDAITLYDSEGMNEDLISESFKKITGKDLELPDNFQEIVISRHETRHTKKKEMPQFPPVHTRPLYYDNTKISEFTGIVLYSGEKCIIPNQTAFYPEGGGQPCDLGYFIANGKKVNVVDVQKYNDSIVHFLDNNIPANSRVKGYIDYTRRKQLMIHHSATHLLLGIMRKYFGEHVWQSGVKKDIKESRIDITHYRKITLEDIRHIEDMCMEAIEQDRKITVSNVSWNPAIEKYGFRLFEGGVPVSSKIRVVTIDGIDSEGCGGTHLDSTAPIGFIKIMKVETLQEGIQRITFSAGPAAMRYVQLVYDTVQMEQEYLKVDTEDVYRQSLEIFHENLENRKLIDKYRKEKIEGILNSREPVHENIYVYATNLDRYEFNLLIQGIFRKNIKAIIINSETELTAIGIDAGVDTLISGLSTRNIGIKEKSRNRKLYTAICNPGINEKLIKEILVSINV; translated from the coding sequence ATGGTGCAAGATGAATTTGACCTGGATTTCTTCAGGGACAATAATTTCCTTAGAAAACAATGTATAGTATGCTCATCGTTCTTCTGGACACAGAACCCGGGGAAAAAGACATGCGGGGACCCTGCCTGTGAAGGCTATTCATTTATTGGCAACTCTCCCGTAGACAGGAAATATAGCCTTGATGAGATGCGCCAGGAGTTCCTGTCATTTTTTAAAGAGGATAAACTTCCACACACTATAATAGAAAAATATCCTGTAGTCCCCAGGTGGCGTGATGACGTTCTCCTTGTCAATGCGTCCATATATGATTTCCAGCCACAGGTAACATCGGGACTGGTGCCCCCTCCAGGAAACCCTCTGGCCATGTCACAGCCAAGTATACGGATGCTGGACCTTGACCTTGTGGGCAAAACCGGGCGGCATCTGACATCATTTGAGATGCTGTGCCATGATGCGTTCAATTATGAAAACAAGTACATATACTGGAAGAACGAAACAATAGAATATTCATACAGGTTTCTTACAGAAAAACTCCATGTGGATGGAACTGAAATTACATACAAGGAAAAACCCTGGTTTGGGGGTGGCAATGCTGGAAACGCTGTGGAAGTTTTTGTCAGGGGATTGGAGGTAGCAACACTCGTGTTTATGGACATGAAAGAAGACCCCGATGGGGAAATAGACATCGAGGGCACGAAGTATTCCATGATGCCACTCAAAATTGTTGATACCGGTTACGGATTGGAAAGGCTTGTCTGGCTTTCTACAGGCACTCCCACAGTTTATGAATCCATACTGGGGAAGACAATAGAATATATAAGGAAAAACTCTTCAGCAGGAGATATGGACCCGGAAATTATGCAGAAGTTATCGGAACTCTCGGCAGAAATAGACCCATACAGTGAGTCAAAACTCCTTAAGCAGGTAGCTCCATGGCTTAAGGAGAAGCACATATACATTGACGATGAATTCCTGAGCCGGCTCAAAAGTGTCAGAAGCCTTTATTCACTGGCGGACCATACAAAAACACTTCTTTTAATGTTTGCCGACTATGTTATACCTTCAAACGTTAAGGTTGGATACCTGGCAAGGACTTTGATTAGAAGGTCATTGAAATTTATGGATGATATAAGTTTCTCACAGGATTTTATGGACCTCATGGACTTCCAGCATGAAATATTTTCCAGAATAGTTTCTAACTACGACAGGGATTTCATCAAAAATATTATTGATATAGAGAAGGAAAAATACGCTGAAATAAATAAATCCGCTGAAGGGAAAGTAAGAAAATACATACATTCTGGCAAGCTTGAGCTGAAGGATGCAATCACGCTTTATGACTCTGAAGGCATGAATGAGGATCTGATCAGTGAATCATTTAAGAAAATTACAGGAAAAGACCTCGAACTTCCTGACAATTTTCAGGAAATAGTAATATCCAGGCACGAAACAAGGCATACAAAGAAGAAAGAGATGCCTCAATTTCCGCCTGTACATACCAGGCCACTTTATTATGACAATACTAAAATAAGCGAGTTTACAGGAATAGTGCTTTACTCCGGGGAAAAGTGCATAATACCAAACCAGACTGCATTCTATCCGGAAGGCGGAGGGCAACCATGTGATCTCGGATATTTTATTGCCAACGGAAAAAAAGTTAACGTTGTTGATGTCCAGAAATACAACGATTCAATAGTACATTTTCTTGATAATAATATACCGGCTAATTCACGTGTTAAGGGCTATATAGACTACACAAGGAGAAAGCAGCTTATGATACACCATTCAGCAACACATCTTTTGCTTGGAATAATGAGAAAGTATTTCGGTGAACATGTATGGCAGAGCGGTGTAAAGAAAGATATAAAAGAATCAAGAATAGATATAACGCATTACAGGAAAATAACTCTGGAGGATATCAGGCATATAGAAGATATGTGCATGGAAGCCATAGAACAGGACAGAAAAATTACAGTGTCAAATGTAAGCTGGAATCCTGCCATAGAAAAATACGGTTTCAGGCTTTTTGAGGGGGGTGTTCCCGTATCATCCAAAATCAGAGTTGTTACCATAGATGGCATAGACTCTGAAGGGTGCGGGGGTACGCATCTGGACAGCACGGCCCCAATAGGCTTTATAAAAATTATGAAAGTAGAAACCCTACAGGAAGGAATACAGAGGATTACCTTCTCCGCAGGCCCTGCAGCAATGCGCTATGTTCAGTTGGTTTATGATACCGTTCAGATGGAACAGGAATACCTGAAGGTTGATACGGAGGATGTATACAGGCAATCCCTGGAAATTTTCCATGAAAATCTGGAAAACAGAAAACTTATAGATAAGTACAGAAAAGAAAAAATTGAAGGGATACTTAATTCCAGGGAACCGGTTCACGAAAATATCTATGTTTATGCCACAAATCTGGACCGGTATGAATTTAACCTCCTGATCCAGGGCATATTCAGGAAAAATATTAAAGCGATTATAATTAACAGTGAAACGGAGCTTACTGCAATAGGGATTGATGCTGGCGTTGACACCCTTATATCCGGGCTTTCCACGCGCAATATAGGGATTAAAGAGAAATCAAGAAACAGGAAACTGTACACGGCAATATGCAATCCGGGAATAAATGAAAAGTTAATAAAGGAGATTTTAGTAAGCATTAACGTATGA
- a CDS encoding deoxycytidylate deaminase, translated as MEERLKRPSWDEYFMRMAYLAASRSNCTRRKVGAVIVRDNNVLATGYNGPPSHTVNCDIVGCIRDELNVPSGERHELCRGLHAEQNAIIQAAVNGSSIKGSKIYVTTHPCVVCSKMIMNSSIEEIIFAEGYPDDLAELMLLESNITIRKFNLPDPEVESIIGIYYTHKTGED; from the coding sequence ATGGAAGAAAGGCTAAAAAGGCCGTCATGGGATGAATACTTTATGCGTATGGCTTATCTGGCGGCATCACGCTCCAACTGCACAAGAAGAAAGGTTGGCGCGGTTATTGTGAGAGACAATAATGTACTGGCTACCGGATATAATGGTCCGCCATCGCACACGGTAAACTGTGATATAGTAGGATGTATAAGGGATGAACTTAACGTGCCATCTGGTGAAAGACATGAGCTTTGCAGGGGATTGCATGCAGAGCAGAATGCGATTATACAGGCTGCAGTTAATGGTTCATCAATCAAAGGATCTAAAATATATGTGACAACACATCCCTGTGTTGTGTGCTCCAAAATGATAATGAATTCCAGCATAGAGGAAATAATATTCGCCGAAGGGTATCCTGATGACCTTGCTGAATTGATGTTGCTTGAAAGCAATATTACAATACGTAAATTTAATCTGCCAGACCCGGAAGTGGAGTCTATAATAGGAATATATTATACACATAAAACAGGGGAAGATTAA
- a CDS encoding IS5 family transposase, with translation MTPQINNKINRSIKRYWLGSNRRWGKYNESLVDRIEYLVDRIEYLADRIEYLADLSFIKDNDRLLEEKNNGKIGHPYKVPDALIIYLARLRSIFSIPFRSLEGVLRSLAIIANIKSISYSEIFRRIRRIKPELNNINSKLDCIIDSTGSKITIRGDYLRHKWHKKRRGWIKLHVIISLKDVTVLSFTITDEHTHDSKAARKLLSKMKNNILRLFGDRGYDSKYIYNMFGYNAIIPPRKNASTEFRGSPARAKIVRFIKKNSMEQWKENNSYGKRWLVEIYFSGLKRVMSEVIKAKKIEYIVQELALKVVNYNIMRGMTHAY, from the coding sequence TTGACTCCACAAATCAATAATAAAATAAATAGAAGTATAAAAAGGTACTGGCTCGGTTCTAACAGGAGATGGGGAAAGTATAATGAATCACTTGTAGATAGAATAGAATACCTTGTAGATAGAATAGAATACCTTGCAGATAGAATAGAATACCTTGCAGATCTATCATTCATAAAGGATAATGATCGTCTGCTGGAGGAAAAAAATAATGGTAAAATAGGCCATCCATACAAAGTTCCTGATGCATTGATAATATATTTAGCGAGATTAAGATCTATATTCAGTATACCTTTCAGGTCACTTGAAGGGGTGTTAAGGTCCTTAGCAATTATAGCTAATATAAAATCAATATCATATAGTGAAATATTCAGGAGGATAAGGAGAATCAAACCTGAATTGAATAATATTAACAGTAAGCTGGATTGCATTATAGATTCTACTGGCTCTAAGATAACAATAAGAGGGGATTATTTAAGGCATAAATGGCATAAGAAAAGGAGAGGATGGATAAAATTACATGTAATAATATCATTAAAAGATGTTACTGTATTATCATTCACAATTACAGATGAGCATACACATGATTCTAAGGCTGCCAGAAAACTATTGAGTAAAATGAAAAATAATATTTTAAGGCTCTTTGGGGATAGGGGATATGATTCCAAATATATCTACAATATGTTTGGATATAATGCAATAATACCTCCCAGGAAGAATGCTTCTACTGAATTCAGAGGATCACCTGCAAGGGCTAAGATTGTAAGATTTATAAAAAAGAACTCCATGGAACAGTGGAAGGAGAATAATAGCTATGGTAAAAGATGGCTCGTGGAAATATATTTTTCAGGATTAAAAAGAGTAATGTCAGAGGTAATTAAAGCTAAGAAAATAGAGTATATTGTACAGGAATTAGCTCTTAAGGTAGTTAATTACAATATTATGAGGGGGATGACACATGCCTATTAA